From Pseudomonadota bacterium, one genomic window encodes:
- the recG gene encoding ATP-dependent DNA helicase RecG: protein MKAPDAHHATAQSVTSLRGVGPTVAERLARLGIERLIDLLLHLPTRYEDRTRVVPIAALRPGTRAVVDGEVQHVESTFRRRRTLLVALDDGSGARLTLRFFHFSRAQQASLSRGQRLRAFGDVRSGSGGGMEIVHPEYQLLRGEAAPQAPEHLTAMYPVTDGLGAPRLRALIEQALRVLARHPLPDPLAQLTALTDLPSLNESIRLLHLPPAETDLEALEAGRHPAQRRLAFEELLAHQLSQRLLRASLRTDPAPVIRAKGELFDRFIDGLSFSPTGAQRRVIEEIVQDLGDGQAMLRLVQGDVGSGKTLVALAASLVAVEAGFQVAMMAPTELLAEQHAISFEQWLRPLDVLSLRLTGRLKAAERRSALAALESGDGQVVVGTHALFQEQVEFARLGLVVIDEQHRFGVHQRLALREKGLDSQGLAPHQLVMTATPIPRTLAMSAYADLDTSIIDELPPGRTPVRTAAVPTSRRAELVARIAEQCRAGAQVYWVCPLIEESEHLNVSAAQVRAESLAEALPELRVMLLHGRMASAERTATMADFKAGRGDILVATTVIEVGVDVPNASLMIIENAERLGLAQLHQLRGRVGRGTAQSSCVLLYEPPLGQLSRARLDIMRRSNDGFEIAEKDLELRGPGEVLGTRQTGIESFRVAELVRDADLLPDARALADTLLAGDGEARATVTLLTDRWVGKDVRYGAV, encoded by the coding sequence ATGAAAGCGCCCGACGCTCACCACGCCACGGCTCAGTCCGTGACGTCCCTGCGTGGTGTTGGGCCAACTGTTGCCGAGCGTCTGGCGCGCCTTGGCATCGAGCGCTTGATCGACCTCCTCCTGCATCTGCCGACACGCTACGAGGACCGCACCCGCGTCGTGCCCATCGCCGCCCTGCGGCCCGGCACGAGGGCCGTGGTAGACGGAGAAGTGCAGCACGTGGAGAGCACCTTTCGTCGTCGGCGCACGCTGTTGGTGGCGCTCGATGACGGTAGCGGTGCGCGACTCACCTTGCGCTTCTTCCATTTCTCTCGCGCCCAGCAGGCGAGCCTGAGTCGCGGTCAGCGCTTGCGCGCCTTTGGCGATGTGCGCAGTGGAAGCGGCGGTGGCATGGAGATCGTGCACCCGGAGTATCAGCTGTTGCGCGGTGAGGCGGCGCCGCAGGCACCCGAACACCTGACGGCCATGTACCCGGTGACCGACGGCCTCGGCGCACCGCGCCTACGCGCGCTGATCGAGCAGGCCCTGCGCGTGCTCGCCCGCCATCCTCTGCCAGATCCCCTGGCGCAGTTGACTGCGCTGACAGATCTTCCTTCGCTGAACGAATCCATTCGCTTGCTGCACTTGCCGCCGGCCGAGACCGATCTGGAGGCCTTGGAGGCGGGTCGCCACCCGGCCCAACGGCGCTTGGCCTTCGAGGAGTTGCTCGCTCACCAGTTGAGCCAGCGCTTGCTGCGGGCCAGCTTGCGCACGGACCCGGCGCCGGTGATTCGCGCCAAGGGTGAGCTGTTCGATCGGTTCATCGATGGCTTGAGCTTCAGTCCCACGGGTGCGCAGCGACGGGTGATCGAGGAGATCGTGCAGGACCTCGGTGACGGTCAGGCGATGCTGCGCCTGGTGCAGGGCGATGTGGGTTCGGGCAAAACCCTGGTTGCCCTCGCCGCCAGCCTGGTGGCCGTGGAGGCCGGCTTTCAGGTGGCGATGATGGCGCCCACGGAGCTGCTCGCCGAGCAACACGCGATCAGCTTCGAGCAGTGGCTGCGGCCCCTGGACGTGCTCTCCCTGCGCCTCACGGGGCGCCTCAAGGCGGCCGAACGGCGCTCAGCGCTCGCCGCCCTCGAGAGCGGTGATGGGCAGGTGGTCGTGGGCACCCACGCCCTGTTTCAGGAGCAGGTGGAGTTCGCGCGCTTAGGTCTGGTGGTGATCGATGAGCAGCATCGCTTCGGCGTCCACCAGCGCCTCGCCCTGCGCGAGAAGGGCCTCGACAGCCAAGGCCTCGCCCCGCACCAGCTGGTGATGACGGCAACGCCGATCCCGCGCACGTTGGCCATGAGCGCGTATGCCGATCTGGACACCTCCATCATCGATGAGTTGCCCCCAGGCCGCACGCCCGTGCGCACGGCGGCGGTGCCTACCTCCCGTCGGGCGGAGCTGGTGGCGCGCATCGCCGAGCAGTGTCGCGCTGGCGCCCAGGTGTATTGGGTGTGCCCGCTGATCGAGGAGTCGGAACACCTCAACGTTAGCGCTGCGCAGGTGCGTGCCGAGTCCTTGGCCGAGGCCTTACCGGAGCTGCGCGTCATGCTCCTGCACGGGCGCATGGCGAGTGCCGAGCGCACAGCTACCATGGCGGACTTCAAGGCGGGCCGCGGCGACATCCTGGTGGCGACCACCGTGATCGAGGTGGGCGTGGACGTGCCTAACGCGAGCCTCATGATCATCGAAAACGCCGAGCGCCTTGGGCTCGCCCAACTGCACCAGTTGCGAGGGCGCGTCGGCCGCGGCACGGCCCAGTCCAGCTGCGTGCTGCTCTACGAGCCGCCCCTGGGGCAGTTATCGCGAGCGCGCCTGGACATCATGCGACGCTCCAACGACGGCTTCGAGATCGCCGAGAAGGACCTGGAGCTGCGCGGCCCTGGTGAGGTGCTCGGCACGCGCCAAACGGGCATTGAGAGCTTCCGCGTGGCGGAACTGGTGCGCGACGCCGATCTTCTGCCGGACGCCCGGGCCCTGGCCGACACGCTGCTCGCCGGGGATGGCGAGGCGCGCGCTACGGTCACCCTGCTCACGGATCGCTGGGTGGGCAAGGACGTACGCTACGGCGCCGTCTAA
- a CDS encoding RidA family protein: MSSSRQPIHTDQAPAAIGPYSQAVRTGDLVFLSGQIPLDPASMEMVDGDIDQQIRQVLDNLSAVARASGRSLDHLVRVTVYLIDLGNFARVNALMEEYFTAPYPARAAVGVSALPKGAQVEMDAILAL; encoded by the coding sequence ATGTCCTCTTCCCGTCAGCCGATCCACACGGACCAGGCCCCCGCGGCCATCGGCCCCTACTCGCAGGCCGTTCGCACCGGCGATCTGGTCTTCCTATCCGGCCAAATCCCCCTCGACCCCGCCTCCATGGAGATGGTGGACGGGGATATCGATCAGCAGATCCGCCAGGTGCTGGACAACCTGTCCGCCGTCGCTCGCGCCAGCGGCCGGAGCCTCGATCATCTGGTGCGGGTCACCGTCTACCTGATTGACCTCGGCAACTTCGCCCGCGTGAACGCGTTGATGGAGGAGTACTTCACGGCGCCCTACCCGGCGCGAGCGGCGGTTGGCGTGAGCGCGTTGCCCAAGGGGGCGCAGGTGGAGATGGACGCCATCCTGGCGCTTTGA